In Halobacillus amylolyticus, the following proteins share a genomic window:
- the queD gene encoding 6-carboxytetrahydropterin synthase QueD encodes MHQYGFTIVENLQKIDEDIKRHELKYHNRRVLVSKEFTFDAAHHLHCYEGKCKNLHGHTYKVIFGISGFVDEIGLVIDFGDIKKIWKEQIEIHLDHRYLNDTLPQMNTTAENMVVWVYEKMEEAVQQERDDLRVEFVQLYETPTSYAEVRREWMGHE; translated from the coding sequence ATGCATCAATATGGTTTTACCATTGTCGAGAACTTGCAAAAAATTGATGAAGATATTAAACGTCATGAATTGAAATATCATAACAGGCGTGTACTCGTCAGCAAAGAGTTTACCTTTGACGCCGCCCATCACTTACATTGCTATGAAGGAAAGTGCAAAAATCTCCACGGACACACGTATAAAGTCATTTTCGGCATTAGCGGCTTTGTTGATGAGATTGGCCTCGTCATCGATTTCGGTGATATTAAGAAGATTTGGAAAGAGCAAATCGAAATTCATCTTGATCATCGCTACCTAAACGATACGCTGCCTCAAATGAATACAACGGCAGAGAATATGGTCGTCTGGGTTTATGAAAAAATGGAAGAAGCCGTACAACAAGAACGAGACGATCTGCGGGTTGAATTTGTTCAGCTTTATGAAACACCCACAAGCTATGCTGAAGTAAGACGGGAGTGGATGGGTCATGAATAA
- the queE gene encoding 7-carboxy-7-deazaguanine synthase QueE: protein MNKFPILEIFGPTIQGEGMVVGRKTMFVRTAGCDYSCSWCDSAFTWDGSAKEEVHRLTAEEIVQQLRETGGDHFDHVTISGGNPALLKNLHELINSLHELDIEVALETQGSRWQDWFLTIDDLTISPKPPSSKMNTNWHVLDEIIQQLETNDRLSHTSLKVVIFSEEDLAYAEQVHQRYPSISFFLQVGNDDLEESQASRLATDLLTKYEWLIDQVVASTTLNHVRVLPQVHALLWGNKRGV from the coding sequence ATGAATAAGTTTCCCATATTAGAAATTTTCGGTCCTACGATTCAAGGGGAAGGAATGGTTGTAGGAAGAAAAACGATGTTTGTTCGAACAGCAGGATGCGACTATAGCTGCTCTTGGTGTGATTCCGCCTTTACGTGGGATGGCAGTGCCAAGGAAGAAGTCCATCGTTTAACGGCTGAAGAGATTGTGCAGCAGCTTCGAGAAACAGGCGGTGACCATTTTGACCATGTGACTATTTCGGGCGGCAATCCTGCCCTGCTCAAAAACCTTCATGAGTTGATCAACTCCCTTCACGAATTGGACATTGAAGTTGCACTTGAAACACAGGGCAGCCGCTGGCAAGACTGGTTTCTTACCATTGATGACTTAACGATTTCACCTAAACCCCCAAGCTCGAAGATGAATACAAATTGGCATGTGTTAGATGAGATCATTCAGCAGCTGGAAACCAATGATCGACTGTCACACACAAGCCTGAAGGTAGTTATTTTTAGTGAAGAAGATCTCGCTTATGCGGAACAGGTTCATCAAAGATATCCTTCCATCTCTTTCTTCCTCCAAGTGGGGAATGATGATTTAGAGGAATCTCAAGCCTCTCGCCTGGCTACAGATCTTTTAACAAAATATGAATGGCTCATTGATCAAGTTGTCGCATCAACAACACTCAATCATGTCCGTGTCTTACCACAAGTACATGCATTACTTTGGGGAAATAAACGCGGTGTGTAA
- a CDS encoding YqaE/Pmp3 family membrane protein, whose product MLYILAILLPPLAVLLTGKPMKALLNLILTLIFYVPGAVHAAVVVKGHYDSRKG is encoded by the coding sequence ATGTTATATATTTTAGCGATACTACTACCGCCGTTAGCTGTGCTATTGACTGGAAAACCAATGAAAGCCTTACTGAATTTGATCTTAACATTGATCTTTTACGTGCCAGGCGCCGTTCATGCTGCCGTTGTTGTAAAAGGTCATTATGATAGTCGAAAAGGATAA
- a CDS encoding phosphatase PAP2 family protein: protein MLFSGTRLSDLPRIAIILIIAGFISVGSAFFIFIEIAEDVMEKEKFAADQIATDLVNTISTGQLSIVVGWITEAGAVPIITVASIVLAIYLLFFSSFSAWVTVYFGVNMIGISLLTKGLKLMFERQRPDTLVQYDGTGFSFPSGHTTGAATFYGFLIYLTVISPLDKRWKWPINILLATVILLVALSRVYLGVHFFTDIIAGLLLGLSWLFICIGALELTIWRQRRRQRKSVG, encoded by the coding sequence ATGTTATTTTCCGGGACGAGGCTTTCTGATCTTCCTCGTATAGCTATCATTTTGATTATAGCAGGGTTTATATCGGTTGGTAGTGCTTTTTTTATTTTTATAGAAATAGCTGAAGATGTAATGGAAAAGGAGAAATTCGCTGCTGATCAAATTGCCACAGATCTAGTGAATACGATCAGTACAGGGCAGCTTTCTATTGTGGTAGGTTGGATCACGGAAGCAGGGGCAGTACCGATTATTACAGTAGCTTCTATAGTGTTAGCGATCTATTTACTGTTTTTCTCCTCGTTCAGTGCATGGGTAACCGTCTATTTTGGTGTAAATATGATCGGAATTAGTCTGTTGACTAAAGGATTAAAGCTGATGTTTGAAAGACAGCGTCCTGATACGTTGGTGCAATATGATGGAACAGGCTTTAGTTTTCCAAGTGGTCATACGACAGGGGCCGCAACTTTTTATGGATTCTTGATCTACCTTACTGTCATCAGCCCTTTAGATAAAAGATGGAAATGGCCGATTAATATTCTATTGGCAACCGTCATTTTACTCGTCGCTCTTAGTCGTGTTTATTTAGGTGTCCATTTCTTTACAGACATAATAGCTGGTCTTTTGCTAGGTCTTTCCTGGTTATTCATTTGTATTGGGGCGTTAGAACTAACGATATGGAGACAGAGAAGACGTCAAAGAAAATCGGTAGGTTAG
- a CDS encoding M55 family metallopeptidase, with the protein MKLYISVDMEGVTGLPDATFVESTKHNYERGRKLMTDETNDVIQSAFDEKVSEIIVNDSHSKMNNLLVEYLHPEAQLITGDVKPFSMVQGLDHLYDGAIFVGYHARAGQRGVMSHSMTSAVRNFFIDEVVVGELGLNAYFAGYFGVPILMVAGDDMATQEAEKLIPNIVTAPVKETISRSAVKTLSPKKAGELLKRKTAEAIDKRSQIQPLVPPSHPTLRIEFANYGQAEWASLMPGTKMESNSTIVSFKAKDIREAYQAMLVMTELATRTTFS; encoded by the coding sequence ATGAAATTGTACATATCTGTGGACATGGAAGGAGTAACTGGTCTGCCCGATGCCACCTTTGTAGAGTCAACCAAACATAATTACGAACGTGGTCGTAAACTAATGACAGATGAAACGAATGATGTGATCCAGTCTGCTTTTGACGAAAAGGTTTCAGAAATAATCGTTAACGACAGCCACTCCAAAATGAATAATTTGCTGGTAGAATACCTTCACCCAGAAGCCCAGCTCATCACTGGGGATGTCAAACCTTTTTCAATGGTGCAAGGGTTGGATCACTTGTATGATGGTGCAATCTTTGTAGGCTACCATGCCCGAGCAGGCCAAAGAGGTGTCATGTCACACTCCATGACTTCTGCTGTCCGAAACTTTTTCATCGATGAAGTCGTTGTCGGTGAACTTGGACTGAATGCCTACTTTGCAGGGTACTTTGGAGTTCCCATACTTATGGTTGCGGGTGATGATATGGCGACACAGGAAGCGGAAAAGCTGATTCCTAACATTGTCACAGCCCCTGTAAAAGAAACCATTTCACGCTCCGCAGTTAAAACGTTATCACCGAAAAAAGCCGGTGAGCTACTTAAGCGTAAAACGGCGGAAGCGATCGATAAACGCAGTCAAATTCAACCACTGGTTCCTCCTTCCCACCCGACGCTTCGGATTGAATTTGCTAATTATGGTCAGGCCGAGTGGGCAAGCCTCATGCCAGGCACAAAAATGGAATCAAACTCAACTATTGTTTCATTTAAAGCAAAAGACATTCGTGAAGCCTATCAAGCGATGTTGGTGATGACAGAACTTGCTACACGTACAACATTTAGTTAA
- a CDS encoding phospholipase D-like domain-containing protein: protein MELLAAAGATTVIIGSITYGFYKFAGKDKPVEVEPAQVDYIFSKSNKSPKQKVINVIDNSEKSLDIAMFLLTEGDFVTHISKATQRGVNVRVITDKTQVVDQTKQTANIQKLIQSGVPVKINTHEGNMHLKVMISDKKLTTSGSYNFTYSAENKNDEVLVIIKSKKIAEEWTDKFNEMWNDSTQYSPYPYDSQEKRAL from the coding sequence ATGGAATTGTTAGCTGCCGCAGGTGCAACAACTGTCATCATAGGTTCCATTACTTATGGATTCTACAAATTTGCAGGAAAAGACAAACCTGTAGAAGTGGAACCAGCCCAAGTAGACTACATTTTTTCTAAATCAAATAAATCCCCAAAACAGAAAGTAATTAATGTGATCGATAACTCGGAAAAGTCTTTAGATATTGCCATGTTTTTGTTAACGGAAGGTGATTTTGTCACACATATCTCCAAGGCTACACAAAGAGGGGTAAATGTCCGAGTTATTACGGATAAAACACAGGTTGTTGATCAAACAAAGCAAACAGCAAATATCCAAAAGTTAATTCAATCAGGTGTACCTGTTAAGATTAATACCCATGAAGGCAATATGCATCTAAAAGTTATGATTTCAGATAAAAAGCTTACCACCTCAGGTTCCTATAATTTCACATATTCTGCCGAGAATAAAAATGATGAAGTCCTCGTTATTATAAAAAGTAAAAAGATTGCAGAGGAGTGGACCGATAAATTTAATGAAATGTGGAACGACAGCACACAGTATAGCCCCTATCCTTATGACTCCCAAGAAAAGCGCGCATTGTGA
- the cyoE gene encoding heme o synthase yields the protein MKSREAIVEDSLSIKTSITWGMLKAIVKDGIVKSNLLGMFAGLSVALSIYNVSFVNNILIIFLAFFGTTFVVGGAGAINNYYDRDIDAIMKRTMERPTVTGSVTPKFALWLGVVLAVVGIVLLFFISSLTAFVGFLGLFLYLVPYTMWTKRKTIYNTEVGSLSGAIAPLIGWAAIAPELIHPVSIGLFMLMFLWQPPHFYAIAIRRLEDYKNAKVPMLPVIKGIRRTKVHTFIYLVLLLASSFLFLSFSKIVAFAMFGLTLAWIIIGFISFRKVEDYKWGTMMFVFSLNHLTILFSLLIIVSFI from the coding sequence ATGAAGAGTAGAGAAGCCATTGTAGAAGATTCTCTTTCTATAAAAACATCTATTACCTGGGGCATGTTGAAGGCTATCGTAAAAGATGGAATCGTCAAGTCTAACCTTTTAGGAATGTTTGCCGGACTGTCTGTGGCTCTATCCATCTATAATGTGAGTTTTGTTAATAATATTTTGATCATATTCCTGGCGTTTTTCGGTACAACATTTGTCGTTGGCGGGGCTGGAGCAATTAACAATTATTATGACCGGGATATTGATGCCATCATGAAAAGAACGATGGAAAGACCAACAGTCACGGGTTCCGTTACACCTAAATTTGCGTTATGGCTCGGAGTTGTACTTGCCGTTGTTGGCATCGTCCTATTATTTTTCATTTCCAGTCTAACAGCGTTTGTAGGTTTTCTAGGACTGTTTCTTTATTTAGTTCCTTATACGATGTGGACGAAAAGAAAAACCATCTATAATACAGAAGTTGGCAGCTTATCAGGCGCCATTGCACCATTAATTGGCTGGGCTGCCATCGCACCTGAGCTTATCCATCCCGTTTCCATCGGGTTATTTATGTTAATGTTTCTATGGCAGCCCCCACATTTCTATGCGATCGCGATAAGAAGGTTAGAAGATTACAAAAACGCAAAAGTACCGATGCTACCGGTGATTAAAGGCATCCGCCGTACAAAAGTTCATACGTTCATTTATTTGGTACTATTACTTGCCTCTTCTTTCCTATTTTTATCATTCAGTAAAATTGTTGCCTTCGCCATGTTTGGACTAACTCTTGCTTGGATAATCATAGGATTTATCAGCTTTCGTAAAGTGGAGGACTATAAATGGGGAACAATGATGTTTGTTTTTTCTCTCAATCATTTAACCATCCTATTTTCCCTGTTAATTATAGTTTCATTTATCTAA
- a CDS encoding DUF420 domain-containing protein has translation MNNHTSSKKNYTGIVVTLTIVINGLIALLFFMPKFDQFSHLEVTFLPLLNAVLNSFTFIFLLAALIMIKQRNIKAHKRFVLAAFTTTFFFLLSYLTYHAIAESTHFGADGFIMYLYYFILISHILLSIAIVPLALITLFRGLTRQDERHKKIARWTMPIWLYVSLTGVIVYLMISPYY, from the coding sequence ATGAATAATCACACATCCAGTAAAAAAAATTATACAGGCATCGTTGTAACGCTTACGATCGTGATTAATGGGTTAATTGCCCTGCTTTTCTTTATGCCGAAGTTTGATCAATTCAGTCATTTAGAGGTAACATTTTTGCCCTTGCTGAATGCTGTCCTGAATAGCTTCACATTCATCTTTTTACTAGCAGCGCTGATTATGATTAAACAGCGAAACATTAAAGCACATAAACGCTTTGTGTTGGCTGCTTTTACAACAACCTTTTTCTTCTTGCTCTCGTACCTTACCTACCATGCGATTGCTGAATCGACGCACTTTGGGGCAGATGGATTTATTATGTATCTATATTACTTTATTTTAATTTCACATATATTACTATCCATTGCCATTGTTCCACTAGCCTTAATTACTCTATTCCGTGGTTTGACCCGGCAAGATGAACGTCATAAAAAAATCGCCCGCTGGACAATGCCCATCTGGTTATATGTAAGCCTAACAGGGGTTATTGTTTATTTAATGATCTCGCCTTATTATTGA
- a CDS encoding sodium:solute symporter family protein — protein sequence MELQNDPTLLWYIGLYAVVMIAIGIFMSKKISGSEDFVLAGKSLGPFVLMGTLLATWTGSGSISGGETSMAFSYGIWPALFLMLPTLIGIIILYVIAPKIREFGKFTVSGILQAKYGRKSRNLASVIIILAYVGIVSYQMKGFGFILNLTTGMSVELGTLLGGIMIIFLAMVGGLRSVSQTDAISGFLMVGGLIITVPTIIAVAGGWGDIVANVPESHMTATGGLTTIQLLGFLLPSLFLLLGDQNMYQRLASSKGDSSAKKGQIGWLIAMIIISPSISIIAFASRSIFPNIDPGMALMATTLAMPTVIGGILLASAASFIITTGNSYLLSAATNLTYDIYGNYINKEASDKKLLSMTRIFIVALGVFSYLLISYFPTVLSVQMYAYTVYGAGLTPALLAVFFWKRVNAAGGISSMLAGVVTTLTWEVILQKPFEINSVVIAVPVAIIVLIVVTLMTTNGDSRTREPVNA from the coding sequence ATGGAATTACAAAATGATCCAACGTTACTTTGGTATATTGGACTTTACGCCGTTGTAATGATCGCAATTGGAATCTTTATGTCGAAAAAAATATCAGGAAGTGAAGACTTCGTTCTGGCGGGGAAAAGTTTAGGACCGTTTGTTTTAATGGGAACTCTGCTTGCTACATGGACAGGTAGTGGGAGTATTTCTGGCGGAGAAACATCAATGGCCTTCAGCTATGGAATATGGCCGGCACTATTTTTGATGCTTCCTACTTTAATTGGTATCATCATTCTTTATGTTATCGCACCAAAAATCCGCGAATTCGGCAAATTTACGGTTTCCGGCATTCTTCAAGCCAAATATGGCCGTAAATCACGGAACCTTGCAAGTGTGATTATTATTCTTGCCTATGTGGGTATTGTTTCTTACCAAATGAAAGGTTTCGGATTTATTTTAAACTTAACAACAGGGATGTCAGTGGAACTAGGAACCTTGCTTGGCGGTATTATGATTATCTTCCTAGCAATGGTTGGCGGGCTTCGTTCTGTATCCCAAACCGATGCAATTAGTGGGTTCCTAATGGTGGGAGGACTTATTATCACCGTACCAACGATCATCGCAGTAGCAGGCGGCTGGGGAGACATAGTTGCTAATGTGCCTGAGTCTCACATGACAGCGACTGGCGGACTAACAACGATTCAACTGTTGGGTTTCCTGCTGCCATCTCTATTTCTACTGCTAGGTGACCAAAACATGTATCAACGTTTGGCATCATCTAAAGGGGATAGTTCAGCTAAAAAGGGACAAATCGGTTGGCTAATCGCCATGATTATCATTTCGCCATCGATCTCGATTATTGCGTTTGCCTCTCGTTCCATCTTCCCGAATATTGATCCAGGCATGGCATTAATGGCAACAACGCTTGCAATGCCTACAGTGATTGGCGGAATCTTGCTAGCCTCTGCAGCGTCCTTTATCATTACGACAGGAAACTCTTATTTATTGTCAGCTGCAACAAACTTAACGTATGATATTTACGGAAATTATATTAATAAAGAGGCTTCCGATAAAAAACTACTAAGCATGACAAGAATCTTTATCGTAGCACTCGGCGTTTTCTCTTATCTATTAATCAGCTACTTCCCAACAGTACTTAGTGTACAAATGTATGCCTACACAGTTTATGGAGCCGGTTTAACCCCAGCGTTGCTCGCCGTATTCTTCTGGAAACGCGTGAATGCAGCTGGCGGGATTTCATCCATGCTTGCAGGTGTTGTTACAACATTAACGTGGGAAGTTATTTTGCAAAAACCGTTTGAAATCAACAGTGTTGTTATAGCGGTTCCGGTCGCTATTATCGTATTGATTGTAGTTACTTTAATGACAACGAATGGCGATAGCCGGACTCGTGAACCGGTGAATGCTTAA
- a CDS encoding anthranilate synthase component II produces MIYMIDHYDSFTYNLVQYLGELGEDIVVRRNNEVTIEEIERLKPDLLFLSPGPCSPDETGITMDVIDYYKTRIPIFGVCLGHQALAQSFGGKVIRADKLMHGKSSQIHHDGQGIYQDLSNPMEAMRYHSLIVDLDGLPECFEVVAATVEGEIMGIRHTDLPIEGVQFHPESIGTGDGKTLLMNLIKQRVKALI; encoded by the coding sequence TTGATTTACATGATCGATCATTATGATTCATTCACATATAACCTCGTTCAATATTTAGGAGAGCTTGGGGAAGACATTGTCGTACGACGCAATAATGAGGTGACGATAGAAGAAATTGAACGGTTAAAGCCGGATCTGCTTTTTCTGTCACCTGGACCTTGTTCACCAGATGAGACAGGTATCACGATGGATGTTATTGACTACTACAAAACCCGAATACCGATATTTGGGGTCTGTCTTGGTCACCAGGCACTTGCCCAAAGCTTTGGTGGAAAAGTCATTCGGGCCGATAAGTTGATGCATGGAAAGTCGTCACAAATCCATCATGACGGACAAGGGATTTATCAAGACTTAAGTAATCCGATGGAAGCCATGCGCTACCATTCACTGATCGTTGACCTTGACGGATTGCCGGAGTGCTTTGAAGTGGTGGCTGCCACTGTAGAAGGTGAAATTATGGGGATTCGCCATACTGATTTACCGATCGAAGGGGTCCAATTCCACCCTGAATCGATTGGAACAGGTGATGGGAAGACGTTACTGATGAATTTAATTAAACAACGTGTTAAAGCATTAATTTAA
- the trpA gene encoding tryptophan synthase subunit alpha, whose product MLTKTSFQGKLTKTDDLFIPFIVAGDPSPELTIEFALRLQEAGADVLELGIPYSDPLADGPTIQRAAKRALKNDMSLTKAIKLVPQLRRAGVEIPVVIFTYFNPVLQLGYQRFFELLDENGAEGVLIPDLPYEESEEIRKLAADRNVEFISLVAPNSDTRIKQIAEDAKGFLYCVSTLGVTGERNDMSADVLTFIKKVKEHSSVPVAVGFGISTNQHVKLVREHADGVIIGSKIIRLIEDKLEELENGAEAEALDRFYQEVHELVK is encoded by the coding sequence ATGCTGACGAAGACATCATTCCAAGGAAAACTAACGAAAACGGACGATTTGTTTATTCCTTTTATTGTAGCTGGCGACCCAAGCCCTGAGCTTACGATTGAGTTTGCTTTGCGTTTGCAAGAAGCGGGTGCGGACGTGCTTGAACTTGGAATTCCTTATTCTGATCCACTAGCAGACGGTCCTACGATTCAACGAGCAGCAAAACGTGCCTTAAAAAATGACATGTCGTTGACGAAGGCCATTAAACTTGTGCCTCAGCTGCGACGTGCGGGTGTAGAGATTCCTGTCGTAATTTTCACTTATTTTAATCCTGTTCTGCAGCTAGGCTACCAGCGTTTCTTTGAGTTGCTTGATGAAAATGGGGCAGAAGGTGTTCTTATTCCTGATCTCCCATATGAAGAAAGCGAGGAGATACGGAAGCTTGCTGCTGATCGTAATGTTGAATTTATCTCACTAGTGGCCCCAAACTCCGATACACGCATCAAGCAAATTGCTGAGGATGCGAAAGGCTTTCTTTATTGTGTATCGACCCTTGGGGTAACAGGTGAACGAAATGACATGTCTGCAGATGTACTGACTTTTATTAAAAAAGTAAAAGAGCACAGTTCTGTGCCTGTGGCTGTAGGATTCGGGATTTCGACGAATCAACATGTAAAACTCGTACGTGAGCATGCAGATGGAGTGATTATCGGAAGTAAAATCATAAGGTTAATTGAAGACAAGCTTGAAGAACTTGAAAATGGAGCCGAAGCGGAAGCATTGGATCGCTTCTATCAAGAAGTCCACGAGCTTGTGAAGTAA
- the trpB gene encoding tryptophan synthase subunit beta: MLQVFPDVKGRFGDFGGKYVPETLMGPLQELEEELTKAMGDPDFVQEYHNVLKEYAGRPTSLSFADQMTEHLGGAKIYLKREDLNHTGAHKMNNAIGQGLLAKRMGKKKIIAETGAGQHGVASATVAAKFGLECQVYMGEEDIRRQELNVFRMKLLGAKVIPVSSGNGTLKDATNEAIRYWVANCEDHFYLIGSVVGPHPYPKMVRDFQRVIGDESKQQFLEVETNMPDRIYACVGGGSNAMGMFYPFLEGSPELIGVEAAGKGIDTPEHAATLTKGNPGVIHGSLTYLMQDENGQITEPYSISAGLDYPGIGPEHAHLFQTKRVRYESITDQEALDALKLLTEQEGIIPAIESAHALAQAFKEAGEMSSDQTILINLSGRGDKDMSTLMEHFQEEK, encoded by the coding sequence ATGTTGCAAGTTTTTCCGGACGTTAAAGGCCGATTTGGGGATTTTGGAGGCAAGTATGTTCCAGAGACGTTGATGGGACCATTACAAGAGCTGGAAGAAGAGCTGACGAAAGCAATGGGTGATCCTGATTTCGTTCAAGAGTATCATAATGTACTGAAGGAATATGCCGGACGCCCTACTTCCTTAAGCTTTGCTGATCAAATGACGGAACATTTAGGCGGCGCTAAAATTTATTTAAAACGTGAAGATCTAAATCATACAGGTGCCCATAAAATGAACAATGCGATTGGTCAAGGGCTTTTGGCTAAGAGAATGGGCAAAAAGAAAATCATCGCTGAAACAGGAGCGGGTCAACATGGTGTTGCCTCGGCCACAGTAGCAGCTAAGTTCGGACTCGAATGCCAGGTTTATATGGGGGAAGAAGATATCCGTCGTCAAGAGCTGAATGTATTCCGTATGAAGCTGCTTGGAGCGAAAGTGATTCCGGTTTCAAGCGGGAATGGCACATTGAAGGATGCAACTAATGAAGCGATTCGCTACTGGGTTGCGAATTGTGAGGATCACTTCTACTTAATCGGCTCTGTCGTCGGACCGCATCCGTATCCAAAAATGGTTAGGGATTTCCAGCGTGTGATAGGCGATGAATCAAAACAGCAGTTTTTAGAAGTGGAAACGAACATGCCTGACCGCATTTATGCCTGTGTTGGCGGGGGAAGCAATGCGATGGGGATGTTCTATCCTTTCCTCGAAGGTTCGCCTGAATTGATCGGCGTGGAAGCTGCAGGGAAAGGCATTGATACGCCTGAGCATGCAGCTACATTGACCAAAGGGAATCCTGGTGTGATTCACGGTTCACTAACGTATTTAATGCAGGATGAAAATGGACAAATTACCGAGCCTTATTCCATCTCAGCAGGGCTTGACTATCCAGGGATTGGGCCTGAACATGCCCATCTTTTCCAAACGAAACGGGTGAGGTATGAGTCGATTACAGACCAGGAAGCACTAGATGCTTTGAAACTTTTGACGGAACAAGAAGGAATCATTCCCGCGATTGAAAGTGCCCATGCGTTGGCACAAGCTTTTAAGGAAGCCGGAGAAATGAGTTCGGATCAAACGATTTTAATCAACCTTTCCGGCCGCGGAGATAAAGATATGTCCACATTAATGGAGCACTTTCAGGAGGAGAAATAA
- a CDS encoding phosphoribosylanthranilate isomerase, translating into MYEPLVKFCGNRSLSDVEKTASSSATHLGFIFVNKTKRYVRPEQVGRWISRVRPKQKLVGVFVDPSIDQLDEVLAFAPLDVIQLHGNETVSEVLKIKESFGLPVWKVIHHQANGGEQMDLFQGVADGYVIDSKVDGAYGGTGIQFDWDAIQSYKEMASDQNVSCFIAGGIKPENIDQLMTHEPEGIDVSSGIETNEQKDINKIQAVMKEVGHHVASFSGR; encoded by the coding sequence ATGTATGAACCGTTAGTGAAATTTTGCGGGAATCGGTCTCTTAGTGATGTTGAAAAAACGGCCTCCTCATCAGCCACACACCTCGGTTTTATTTTCGTTAATAAGACAAAGCGTTACGTGCGGCCGGAGCAGGTCGGCAGGTGGATTAGTAGGGTCAGGCCAAAGCAGAAGCTCGTCGGTGTCTTTGTCGATCCTTCTATTGACCAGCTGGATGAAGTGTTGGCGTTTGCGCCGCTTGATGTCATACAACTTCATGGCAATGAGACCGTTTCTGAAGTGTTAAAGATCAAAGAATCCTTCGGGCTGCCCGTTTGGAAGGTGATTCATCATCAAGCAAACGGGGGAGAGCAGATGGATCTTTTTCAAGGAGTAGCAGATGGCTACGTCATCGATTCGAAAGTAGACGGTGCCTACGGTGGAACTGGCATTCAGTTTGATTGGGATGCGATCCAAAGTTATAAGGAAATGGCTAGCGACCAAAATGTATCTTGTTTCATCGCAGGCGGGATTAAACCTGAGAATATCGATCAGCTGATGACACATGAGCCAGAAGGAATCGATGTATCAAGTGGAATTGAAACGAATGAACAGAAGGATATTAATAAAATTCAAGCCGTAATGAAAGAGGTGGGGCATCATGTTGCAAGTTTTTCCGGACGTTAA
- the trpC gene encoding indole-3-glycerol phosphate synthase TrpC, translating to MLETILAIKKQEIETIYLPEQAQVTKQSFYHSLKQSPYAAGLIAEVKKASPSKGIIRDDFNHVMVGRQYSDAGVQAISVLTDQHFFQGHRDFLTDIKKSVNVPVMRKDFIIDPVQVAESQLIGADAILLIGEAMEASKLHELYSQAYEAGLEVLVEVHSEETLEGLLKEFTPEMVGINNRNLHTFETSLEQTRRMAELVPKESLLVSESGIFTHDDMKQVASYGAEAVLVGESLMRQDNIKQAVGKLMNGVNV from the coding sequence ATGCTTGAAACCATTTTAGCTATCAAAAAACAAGAAATTGAAACGATATACTTGCCAGAGCAAGCGCAAGTAACAAAGCAATCATTCTATCACTCCTTGAAACAGTCTCCTTATGCTGCAGGGTTGATTGCTGAGGTGAAGAAAGCCTCTCCTTCAAAAGGGATTATTCGGGATGATTTTAACCACGTGATGGTCGGGAGGCAGTATTCAGATGCGGGTGTGCAGGCAATTTCCGTGCTTACGGATCAGCATTTCTTCCAAGGACATCGTGATTTCTTGACTGATATTAAAAAGTCTGTGAATGTACCGGTGATGAGGAAGGATTTCATTATCGACCCGGTTCAGGTCGCTGAAAGTCAGTTAATTGGGGCTGATGCCATTTTGTTAATTGGGGAAGCGATGGAAGCGAGCAAATTACATGAACTTTATTCGCAGGCATATGAAGCGGGACTAGAAGTGCTAGTTGAGGTGCATAGTGAGGAAACGCTCGAAGGATTGTTGAAGGAGTTTACCCCAGAGATGGTAGGGATTAATAATCGTAACTTGCACACGTTTGAAACATCACTTGAGCAAACGAGGCGGATGGCGGAGCTTGTTCCAAAGGAGTCGCTGCTCGTTTCTGAAAGTGGAATTTTCACTCATGACGATATGAAGCAGGTCGCAAGTTATGGTGCGGAAGCGGTATTAGTAGGTGAGTCCCTCATGCGCCAGGACAATATTAAACAAGCAGTTGGAAAGCTGATGAATGGGGTGAATGTGTGA